The Polaribacter sp. Q13 sequence TCTTGGTTTATTTGGTTTTGTTATTTTTATTAGCTACATAATTTATATTTTTAAAATAGCATTAATTAAAAATGACATTTTATTACTTTGTATATTCGTTTTTCTATGCTTAAATATGATGTCTGAAAATATTTTAGAGAGAGAGTCTGGGGTTTTAGTTTATGCTTTTTTTATAAATTTTTTACTTAGGGCTAATTGGAACTTAAAGAATAAACTTATTAAATAAAAATGAAAAGAATATTATTAGTTGGGCCATTTCCAAAACCAATTACGGGGCTATCTCTTGCAAATGAAGTTTTATATAAAGGGTTAAAACAAAATAATAAAGTCGATTATATTGACATGTCTTATTATAGGTTTGAAGAGGTTTTAGGGGATTTTAATTTTTATAAAATGATTTTTTTTTTAAAATTAAATTTTAAAATTTTTAAAATCTATAATTATGACTCAATTTATATCACTATCGGACAAAGTTTTTTTGGTGTCATTAAATATTCACTTTTTTTTATTACAGCTAAAATTTTTGGAAAGAAAGTAGTAATTCATTTACATGGTAATCAGTTGGGAGAAATGTATAAAAGCCAATCTTTTTTAAAAAAAACAATTATAAAAAAGATTCTTTCAATACCTAATTATGGAATTGTTCTTTCTAATTCATTAAAACATAATCTAAGTTTATTTTTAAAACCACAAAATATTTTTGTTGTCGAAAATTTTGTTGAAGATGAATTATACTTAAATTCTAAAGAAATAAATACAAAGAATTATGAGAGTTTAAGAATTGTTTATATTGGTAATTTAATGACAGAAAAAGGTGTTTTCTATTTATTAGATGCTTTGGTTAGTTTAAAAAAGAAAGGGGTTGTTTTTAAAGCCAAATTTGCAGGGAATATAGATAATCATATTCTTGATAGTATAATGAGCTATTTTAAAGGGAATGATAATTTAGAATATTTAGGAGTTGTTAGAAATAAAGAGAAAAAAGAGATGTTGAAGTGGGCTAATACATTTGTTTTTCCTTCTTATCTAGTTGAAGGGTTTCCTTTATCTATATTGGAAGCAATAGTTACTAGAAATTCGGTTATAACAACTAAACACCCAGCTTTAAATGATCTTTTTACAGAAGAAAACCTTAGTTTCATTCAAGGGAAATCAACTAAAGATATAGTTAACTCTTTAACAAAACAAAGTTTAAGTTTTGATAAAAAAAGAATTTTGAATAATTTTAATATTATTAAAGGATTTACAGAAGAGGAGTTTGTTTCAAAAATTGAGAAAATAATAAATTTATAAGAATGCAACAACTAAATACATTTAAACTTCCTAAAAACTTTAGAGGTAGAAATGCTTTTATAGTACAATTATGGTGGCTTGTTCAAAGTATTCTATTTAGTAATTCTCCCCAGTTTATGTATGGCTTTAGACGTTTTTTATTACGTTTATTTGGAGCTAAAATTGGTAAAAATGTAATTATTAGACCTACAGTGAGAATTACTTATCCGTGGAAAATTTCAATCGGAGATTTCTCTATGATTGGAGACGATGTTGTTTTGTATTCATTAGGAAGAATAGAAATAGGAAATAATGTAGTAATTTCCCAGAAATCGTATATATGTGCTGCTTCACATGATTATTTAAAATCTGATTTTCCTATTTTTGCTAAAAAAATTACAATAGAAGATCAATGTTGGTTAGCAACAGATGTATTTGTTGCACCAGGTATAACAATAGGAAAAGGAACAGTTGTAGGTTCTAGAAGTAGTGTATATAAGAATTTACCTTCAAATAAAGTATGCATAGGGAATCCTGCAAAAATAATAAGAGAAAGAATAAGTGAATAATAATAAAAATATTTTAGTAATATCTCCTTTCTTTTATCCAGAACCTATTTCTACGGGTAAGTTTAATACTAGTTTTGTAACTGGGTTAATAGAAAAAGGTCACAAAGTAACTATTTTATGCTTTCATCCGTTTTATCCAGATTGGAAAGCTAAAAATAGCAATGAACAAATAAATGGAGTAGAAATAATAAGAGGAGGTAAAAACTTATTTTACACAAAAAAAACAATTTTTAGAAGATTAATTCTAGAGTTTGGGTTTGCTTTTTTTGTGTTAAGAAAATTATATAAACATCAAAAAGATAAAGATTTGGTGATACCAATATTTCCACCAAGTTTTGCCTTTTATTTTGCACTTCCTTTTTTAAATAAACAAATACAAAAAGTAGGTATGGTTCACGATTTACAAGAGGTATATTCTCAAGGTAAATCGGGTTTTTTGGATAAAGTAGTTCGCTTTTTTATTCATAACATAGAGAAAAAATGTTATCAAAATTGTAATAAATTAATATTCCTTTCTAATGAAATGAAAAATGAAGCTAAAAAATTATATCAACTAGCTGAAGAAAAATTAGAAGTGCAATATCCTTTCATTACTATTAAAGATACTATTACTAATGATCTTGAAACTTATTTTGATAAAAAGAAAATTAATATAGTTTATTCTGGTGCTTTAGGTGAGAAGCAAAATCCAATACAGCTTTTTAATTTCTTTTCTGAAGCATCAAAACAAATTGAGAATACAGTATTTCATTTTTTCTCTGAAGGAGAAACTTTAAAAAACTTGCAGAAAATAAATAAGAATAAAAAAATTATTTTTCATAATTTAGTCCATAAAGATAATTTAGAAGAATTGTACAATAGAAGTTCCGTGCAAATAATACCACAAAAAGAAAATACATCTAAAGGTTCTTTGCCCTCTAAATTACCAAACTTGTTAGCTTCAGGTTGTAAAGTTTTAGTTATAACGGATGCAGAAAGTGAAATTGAGGAGCTGTTTTTAAACAATAATTTAGATTTAGTTGTTACTAGTTGGAATAACAATTTATTGATTGAAAAACTACAATTTTTAATAAATAAACAAATAGATGTAACGCATCAAAAAACAATTGCTAAAAAATTATTTACTATTGATAAAATGATTGTTAAAGTTTTCCGTTAAAACTTTATATTCTTATTAAATACCAAATCAATCTTGACAAAAAGATACTCTTACCTAATAAAACCATTACAGATTTTTTTGGATGTTTTTATTATTAATCTTATCGTGTACTTAATATATGATAAAGCATTTTTAAATGTTTATTTTTTATCATATATTTCTTTATTTTGGCTTATTACAAGCTATTCCTTTGGTTTTTATCAAGTATATAGGTATACAAGAATTCTTAGAATTTTAACTTTAATAGTTAAGCAGTTTTTTATTTTTTTATTAGGTTTTTTTGCTTATTTCGGTATATTTAAAGTAGGTGATGTTATTGAAGGTCAGTATATTGTGTTCTCATTAATCTTTGTTTCAATTTCTCTTTTAAAATTTATTTGGTATTTTCTTTTAAAAAGATATCGATATTTAGGTAACAACCTTAGAACAACGATTGTTATTGGTATTGATGATTCCTCTAAAAATATTATTAAACTTTTTAAAAGTAAATCTAATTTAGGTTATAAATATCTGGGGTTTTTTTCTAAAAAAGTTTATAAGAATAAAGAGTATTTAGGAAGTATAGAAAGTGTTTTTGAATATGTGAATCAGAATATGGTAGATCAAATTTATTGTTCTTTAACAATCTTGTCACAAGAAGAAATTAAAAAAATAAATAAGTTTGCAATTGATAAAAATATTGAATTAAAATTAATTCCTAATGCTACCGAATTATATAGTAAAAATCAAAGTGTAGAGTATTATGATGATACTTTAATGGTTTTAAATGTAAATAAACTACCTTTTGAGTTTGCTGAAAATTTTTATACAAAAAGAGTATTTGATATTTTATTTTCTTTTTTTGTTTTTTTGTTTGTATTATCTTGGTTAATGCCCATTCTTTGGCTTTTAGTAAAGCTAGAGTCTAAAGGGCCTTTAATTTTTAAACAAAAAAGAGAAGGTATTAATGGTAAAGAATTTATGTGTTATAAGTTTAGATCCATGAAAATAAATAAGTTCGCAGATAAAATTCATGCTACAAAAAATGATACTAGAGTTACAAAAATGGGTGCCTTTTTAAGGAAAACGAGTATGGATGAATTACCTCAGTTTTTTAATGTTTTCATGGGAGATATGAGTGTTGTTGGGCCAAGACCACATTTAGAAATTTTGTCTTTGGAGTATCAAAAGGATGTGGATGATTATCTTAAAAGACATATAGTAAAACCAGGAATTACGGGGTTAGCGCAAGTTAGCGGGTATAGAGGAGAAATTAGAAAAGCATCTGATATTAAAAATAGAGTTCGTTTAGATATATTTTACATAGAAAACTGGTCGTTTTTTTTAGATATTAAGATTATTATTAAAACTATTTTAAACGTTTTTAACGGAGAAGAAAACGCATATTAATAAATGAAAGAAAAGTTAGACATTACTGTATCTATTGTTCTTTACAATGAGAATTTAGAGGAACTTACAAATACAATAAATTGTTTTTTAAGTATACCGTTAAAGAAAAAACTTTATTTAATAGATAATACTAAAGAAAAATTATTTCAAGATATTTTTAAACAAAAAGAAATAGAATATATAGCTGTAGGTAAGAATATTGGCTTCGGAGCAGGGCACAATGTAATTATATCAAAAATAAAAGAAAAATCTAATTTTCACTTGGTTTTAAATCCAGATGTTAGTTTTAAATCTATAGTAATACTTAATTTAATTTCAGAATTGCAGAGAAATGAAGATACCGCTATGATTGCTCCAAAGGTTTTATTTCCTAATGGAGATCATCAATACTCTTGCAGAAGATTTCCTTTAGTATTAGAACTTTTAGTGAGAAGATTTTCTTTCTTACAACCACTTTTAAAATCTAATAAATTTAAAGGTCAATATAATGATAAAGGTTTAGATAATCCCTTTTTTGTTGAGTGGGTAACTGGTTGTTTTCACTTATATAAAACAGCAGATTTTATCGAAATAGAAGGTTTTGATGAACGGTATTTCTTGTATATGGAAGATGTTGATATCTGTAAAAAGATAGATCTAATAGGTAAAAGAAAAATTTACTATCCTAATGAAGAAATCATACATGTGTTAAAAAAAGGATCATCAAAGAATATGAAACTTTTTTTACATCATTCAGCTTCAGCTATTAAATATTTTTTTAAATGGGGAATATGATTTTAAAAAAGGAGCTCCTTAAAAATTAAGGTTTCTACAAAATGTCTTTCTATCGAAAGCGAGAATCCAAAGAATTTAAAATATATTTGCGGTAACAACAACACAACAAACAATGAATGTACTTATTTT is a genomic window containing:
- a CDS encoding glycosyltransferase is translated as MKEKLDITVSIVLYNENLEELTNTINCFLSIPLKKKLYLIDNTKEKLFQDIFKQKEIEYIAVGKNIGFGAGHNVIISKIKEKSNFHLVLNPDVSFKSIVILNLISELQRNEDTAMIAPKVLFPNGDHQYSCRRFPLVLELLVRRFSFLQPLLKSNKFKGQYNDKGLDNPFFVEWVTGCFHLYKTADFIEIEGFDERYFLYMEDVDICKKIDLIGKRKIYYPNEEIIHVLKKGSSKNMKLFLHHSASAIKYFFKWGI
- a CDS encoding glycosyltransferase family 4 protein, translated to MNNNKNILVISPFFYPEPISTGKFNTSFVTGLIEKGHKVTILCFHPFYPDWKAKNSNEQINGVEIIRGGKNLFYTKKTIFRRLILEFGFAFFVLRKLYKHQKDKDLVIPIFPPSFAFYFALPFLNKQIQKVGMVHDLQEVYSQGKSGFLDKVVRFFIHNIEKKCYQNCNKLIFLSNEMKNEAKKLYQLAEEKLEVQYPFITIKDTITNDLETYFDKKKINIVYSGALGEKQNPIQLFNFFSEASKQIENTVFHFFSEGETLKNLQKINKNKKIIFHNLVHKDNLEELYNRSSVQIIPQKENTSKGSLPSKLPNLLASGCKVLVITDAESEIEELFLNNNLDLVVTSWNNNLLIEKLQFLINKQIDVTHQKTIAKKLFTIDKMIVKVFR
- a CDS encoding putative colanic acid biosynthesis acetyltransferase, translated to MQQLNTFKLPKNFRGRNAFIVQLWWLVQSILFSNSPQFMYGFRRFLLRLFGAKIGKNVIIRPTVRITYPWKISIGDFSMIGDDVVLYSLGRIEIGNNVVISQKSYICAASHDYLKSDFPIFAKKITIEDQCWLATDVFVAPGITIGKGTVVGSRSSVYKNLPSNKVCIGNPAKIIRERISE
- a CDS encoding glycosyltransferase family 4 protein, translated to MKRILLVGPFPKPITGLSLANEVLYKGLKQNNKVDYIDMSYYRFEEVLGDFNFYKMIFFLKLNFKIFKIYNYDSIYITIGQSFFGVIKYSLFFITAKIFGKKVVIHLHGNQLGEMYKSQSFLKKTIIKKILSIPNYGIVLSNSLKHNLSLFLKPQNIFVVENFVEDELYLNSKEINTKNYESLRIVYIGNLMTEKGVFYLLDALVSLKKKGVVFKAKFAGNIDNHILDSIMSYFKGNDNLEYLGVVRNKEKKEMLKWANTFVFPSYLVEGFPLSILEAIVTRNSVITTKHPALNDLFTEENLSFIQGKSTKDIVNSLTKQSLSFDKKRILNNFNIIKGFTEEEFVSKIEKIINL
- a CDS encoding exopolysaccharide biosynthesis polyprenyl glycosylphosphotransferase; this encodes MDVFIINLIVYLIYDKAFLNVYFLSYISLFWLITSYSFGFYQVYRYTRILRILTLIVKQFFIFLLGFFAYFGIFKVGDVIEGQYIVFSLIFVSISLLKFIWYFLLKRYRYLGNNLRTTIVIGIDDSSKNIIKLFKSKSNLGYKYLGFFSKKVYKNKEYLGSIESVFEYVNQNMVDQIYCSLTILSQEEIKKINKFAIDKNIELKLIPNATELYSKNQSVEYYDDTLMVLNVNKLPFEFAENFYTKRVFDILFSFFVFLFVLSWLMPILWLLVKLESKGPLIFKQKREGINGKEFMCYKFRSMKINKFADKIHATKNDTRVTKMGAFLRKTSMDELPQFFNVFMGDMSVVGPRPHLEILSLEYQKDVDDYLKRHIVKPGITGLAQVSGYRGEIRKASDIKNRVRLDIFYIENWSFFLDIKIIIKTILNVFNGEENAY